A genomic segment from Psychrobacter arcticus 273-4 encodes:
- the ggt gene encoding gamma-glutamyltransferase → MSAPYSYSHQTQAPTYKTLKSAALVISSTLLLSVSAHAVDTNTAVAPKTINSTSINTSAINLAVMTENPTVLSETKRITRAKTNTLTPKTTQAKTDQAIYSVDAIHHPVWAKNGMVATQEALASDIGLKILKDGGNAVDAAVAVGFALAVTLPRAGNIGGGGFMMVYDAKQGKTVALDYREKAPSSASRDMYLDKDGNAVSDLSRYHGLAVGVPGTVAGLLKALEDHGTMSRGQVMAPAIALAENGIEVTAGLSESLEALSDRLQKWPSTKKIFFKADGSAYQPGEHLKQPELAHSLKLIAAKGADGFYKGETARKLVKAINEAGGKMSLQDLANYQAIARTPVKGDYRGYEIVSMPPPSSGGIHIVQILNILEGYPLRDYGQNSAQTIHLMAEAMQLAYADRSEYLGDSDFIDVPASGLTAKPYADKLRALINPNKATPAATIKANNPLPYESDQTTHFSIVDKDGNAVANTYTLNFSYGTGLVADGTGILLNNEMDDFSAKPGVPNGYGLIGGDANAIEANKRPLSSMSPTLVFKDSKPYIVTGSPGGSRIITTVTQVISNVIDHDMNIAEATHAPRIHDQWLPDEIRIEKALNIDTIKKLESMGHKVSSQSAMGSTQSIMITPNGIYGASDPRIVDAAVVGY, encoded by the coding sequence ATGTCAGCTCCATATTCTTATTCTCATCAGACACAAGCGCCCACTTATAAAACTTTAAAATCTGCCGCATTGGTTATTAGCAGCACGCTATTGCTCTCTGTATCTGCCCATGCGGTAGACACAAACACTGCTGTCGCCCCAAAAACCATTAATTCAACCTCGATTAATACCAGTGCGATTAATCTAGCGGTTATGACAGAAAACCCTACCGTACTGTCTGAAACCAAGCGCATCACACGAGCGAAAACCAATACGCTCACGCCTAAGACCACGCAAGCCAAAACCGATCAAGCCATCTATTCTGTGGACGCTATCCACCACCCTGTTTGGGCAAAAAACGGCATGGTCGCCACCCAAGAAGCACTTGCTTCTGATATCGGCTTAAAGATTTTGAAAGATGGTGGTAATGCCGTTGATGCTGCTGTGGCGGTGGGTTTTGCTCTAGCCGTGACGTTACCACGTGCAGGCAATATCGGCGGTGGTGGATTTATGATGGTATATGATGCCAAACAAGGTAAAACCGTGGCGCTCGATTATCGTGAAAAAGCCCCTAGTAGCGCCTCGCGCGATATGTATCTTGATAAGGATGGCAATGCCGTCAGTGACTTATCTCGTTATCATGGTTTAGCAGTTGGTGTGCCAGGTACGGTAGCAGGCTTACTCAAAGCATTAGAAGATCATGGCACCATGAGCCGCGGACAAGTGATGGCACCAGCGATTGCGCTGGCTGAAAATGGTATTGAAGTCACTGCTGGGTTGTCAGAGTCGTTAGAAGCGTTAAGCGATCGCTTACAAAAATGGCCAAGTACCAAAAAGATATTCTTTAAAGCTGATGGCAGCGCTTATCAACCGGGTGAGCACTTAAAACAACCGGAGCTTGCTCATTCGCTAAAGCTGATTGCCGCCAAAGGCGCTGATGGTTTTTATAAGGGTGAAACTGCCCGAAAGCTTGTCAAAGCGATTAATGAAGCGGGCGGAAAGATGAGTTTGCAAGACTTAGCTAACTATCAAGCTATTGCCCGTACGCCTGTTAAAGGCGATTATCGTGGCTATGAGATTGTCTCCATGCCACCACCGTCTTCTGGCGGTATTCATATTGTGCAGATTTTAAATATCTTGGAAGGTTATCCGCTAAGAGACTATGGTCAAAACAGCGCGCAAACCATTCATTTAATGGCTGAAGCAATGCAGTTGGCTTATGCGGATCGTTCTGAGTATTTGGGTGATTCTGATTTTATTGACGTCCCTGCTAGCGGTTTAACTGCTAAGCCTTATGCTGATAAGCTGCGCGCTTTAATCAACCCAAATAAAGCCACGCCAGCAGCAACCATCAAGGCAAATAACCCTCTACCGTACGAGAGTGATCAAACCACGCATTTTTCTATTGTCGATAAAGATGGCAATGCGGTGGCCAATACTTATACGTTGAATTTCTCTTATGGCACTGGTCTTGTCGCCGATGGTACGGGGATACTGCTCAATAACGAGATGGACGATTTTTCTGCTAAGCCCGGTGTGCCAAATGGTTATGGCTTAATCGGTGGCGATGCCAATGCGATCGAGGCGAATAAGCGTCCCTTGTCCTCTATGAGTCCAACGCTCGTATTTAAAGACAGCAAACCTTATATCGTCACGGGCAGTCCGGGTGGTAGCCGTATCATTACTACGGTCACGCAGGTCATCTCAAACGTCATTGACCATGATATGAATATTGCTGAAGCCACACACGCACCGCGTATTCATGACCAGTGGCTACCGGATGAGATTCGTATCGAAAAAGCACTAAATATAGATACGATTAAAAAATTAGAGTCCATGGGACATAAGGTCAGTTCACAGTCAGCCATGGGTTCGACACAATCAATTATGATTACGCCAAATGGCATTTATGGGGCTTCTGACCCGCGTATTGTCGATGCCGCGGTGGTTGGATACTAA
- the dnaE gene encoding DNA polymerase III subunit alpha, producing the protein MAFVHLGIHSEYSITDSIVRIKPLVKAAAADNQRALALTDLSNLYATVKFYRACLGAGIKPIIGSEVIMENEDTRLTLLAMDNEGYQNITRIVSLGFTEGRADPVNHGTPVIKRSHILEHGAGVIVLFTEKSDVGQALVGSMPEKADELITEWQASFDDRLYFAIKRTNRTGEDAFIKAAIHSGAKHHIPIIAHNDVRFLEQDDFDAHEARVCIAGSYVLADQNRPQTYSDAQYLKTQAQMQQLFADIPQVIDNTLRLATRCNVTLTLGINVLPEFPVPEGETTESFFRLESQRGLENRLDKLFPVDARSDHWSDIRQRYDERLEYELKVILSMGFPGYFLIVMDFIRWAKANGVPVGPGRGSGAGSLVAYALNITDLDPIHYDLLFERFLNPERVSMPDFDIDFCIEGRDRVIDYVAQTYGREAVSQIITFGTMAAKAVVRDVARAQSKSYFLASKMSKLIPKTPGITLSQALEQEPQLKDLISNPDNMDYEDAIEVWEMAIKLEGICRNVGKHAGGVLIAPHKITDFSAIYCDDEGHRVSQFDKDDVEAVGLVKFDFLGLRNLTVISAAVENINKRRAKEGKEALVLEDLPLDDAKAYKLLQDAKTTAVFQLESMGMKKYLAKLQPTNIEDVIAMCALYRPGPLDAGMVEMYIDRKHGREEVIYDHPNLEPILENTNGVIVYQEQVMQISQVMAGYSLGGADMLRRAMGKKKPEEMAKQRDIFVTGATAQGIDEATSGGVFDLMEKFAGYGFNRSHSAAYGVLAYQTAYLKQYYPAEFMAAVLTSDMNNTDNVVFFINDCRENFALTVVNPSVNRSEWHFVADTPTNIIYGLGAIKGVGEGAVESIVEARRREGPFKDLYDFCRRVDIKKVNKRTLEGLINAGCFDDFAATLRPDLPSDEAYEIRGALMSQLPSAVQAAEQDRQNREIGMMDLFGEMDGVVAAPPLVMTPELIWGDKHRLKAEKNTLGLYLTGHPIDEYRDELKRYTSGARLDKLADTGYNGSCYFAGLIIDIANFGTRNVITLDDGTSRLEVSCYAERFNRVKDQLKIDEVVIIKGSIRERDGRLFARLDNAMSMVDARLRWLKKISIKVHGSDINLLTCMQPLLKSAQASIIPAPKLSYGNEQDEQSSTTNTDSFGGYNAVIGGSLYDEDGNDLLALENNMAQDAYSNGVEPSMSNQSYANNALGNTDASIRDNCLPLGLSIYEEYGIANVGLSEHWRIYPNDDNLQQLKSMISEDNLHFHYG; encoded by the coding sequence ATGGCATTTGTACACCTTGGCATCCACAGCGAATATTCCATTACCGATTCTATCGTGCGTATCAAGCCTTTGGTTAAGGCAGCGGCGGCGGACAATCAGCGTGCCCTTGCCTTGACCGATTTATCCAACCTTTATGCTACCGTGAAGTTTTACCGTGCTTGCTTAGGTGCTGGTATTAAGCCCATCATCGGTAGTGAAGTCATCATGGAGAATGAAGACACGCGTCTCACTCTATTAGCAATGGATAACGAAGGTTATCAAAACATTACCCGTATCGTGTCGCTTGGATTTACCGAAGGTCGCGCTGATCCTGTAAACCATGGTACGCCTGTCATTAAACGCAGTCATATTTTAGAACATGGGGCAGGTGTCATTGTTTTATTTACTGAAAAATCTGATGTTGGTCAGGCGCTGGTCGGCTCTATGCCAGAAAAAGCCGATGAGCTGATTACAGAGTGGCAAGCATCATTTGACGACCGCTTATATTTTGCGATTAAGCGCACCAATCGTACTGGCGAAGATGCCTTTATTAAAGCAGCGATTCACTCAGGCGCCAAACATCATATTCCTATCATTGCCCATAATGACGTGCGGTTTTTAGAGCAAGACGACTTTGACGCACATGAAGCGCGCGTTTGTATTGCAGGCTCTTATGTACTGGCAGACCAAAATCGTCCTCAGACTTATTCTGATGCCCAGTACTTGAAAACCCAAGCGCAAATGCAGCAGCTATTTGCTGATATTCCGCAGGTTATTGACAATACTTTGCGCTTAGCAACCCGCTGTAATGTGACATTAACGCTAGGTATTAACGTCCTGCCAGAGTTTCCAGTGCCTGAGGGTGAGACGACTGAATCATTTTTTCGCTTAGAATCGCAGCGCGGGCTTGAAAATCGTTTAGACAAACTTTTCCCAGTTGACGCGCGCAGTGATCATTGGAGTGATATCCGCCAAAGATACGATGAACGTTTAGAGTATGAACTCAAAGTTATCCTCTCAATGGGTTTCCCCGGTTACTTTCTTATCGTTATGGACTTTATCCGCTGGGCAAAAGCCAATGGCGTACCAGTAGGTCCTGGTCGTGGTTCTGGGGCAGGCTCTCTCGTTGCTTATGCGCTCAATATTACCGACCTTGACCCTATTCATTATGATTTGTTATTTGAGCGCTTTTTAAACCCTGAGCGTGTGTCCATGCCCGATTTCGATATTGACTTTTGTATTGAAGGTCGCGACCGGGTCATTGATTATGTGGCGCAAACTTATGGTCGTGAAGCGGTGTCGCAAATCATTACCTTTGGTACGATGGCAGCAAAAGCGGTCGTACGAGATGTGGCACGTGCGCAAAGTAAATCCTACTTTCTTGCCAGTAAAATGTCGAAACTTATTCCCAAAACACCGGGTATCACACTCAGTCAAGCGCTTGAGCAAGAGCCACAGCTCAAAGACTTAATATCCAATCCTGATAACATGGATTATGAAGATGCCATCGAAGTATGGGAGATGGCCATTAAGCTTGAAGGCATTTGCCGCAACGTGGGTAAACATGCCGGCGGCGTGTTGATTGCGCCGCACAAAATCACTGATTTTAGCGCCATTTATTGTGATGATGAAGGTCATCGTGTCAGCCAATTTGATAAAGATGATGTCGAAGCGGTTGGGCTGGTAAAATTTGACTTCTTGGGTCTACGTAACTTAACGGTCATTAGTGCGGCCGTTGAAAATATTAATAAGCGTCGTGCTAAAGAAGGCAAAGAAGCTTTGGTATTAGAAGACTTGCCCCTTGATGACGCTAAAGCCTATAAGCTCTTGCAAGACGCCAAAACCACTGCCGTCTTTCAGCTAGAAAGTATGGGCATGAAAAAGTATCTGGCAAAATTGCAACCGACCAATATCGAAGACGTTATCGCCATGTGTGCGCTCTATCGTCCCGGTCCGCTTGATGCTGGTATGGTAGAGATGTATATCGACCGTAAACATGGTCGTGAAGAAGTGATTTATGACCATCCCAATCTTGAACCGATTTTAGAAAATACCAACGGCGTTATTGTTTATCAAGAACAGGTCATGCAAATTTCGCAGGTCATGGCGGGATATAGCTTGGGCGGCGCGGATATGCTTCGCCGTGCGATGGGTAAAAAGAAACCGGAAGAAATGGCAAAACAGCGCGATATTTTCGTGACTGGTGCAACCGCGCAAGGCATTGATGAAGCGACATCTGGCGGCGTCTTTGATTTGATGGAAAAATTTGCCGGTTACGGTTTTAACCGCTCGCACTCAGCGGCTTATGGCGTGCTCGCTTATCAGACCGCTTATCTAAAACAATACTACCCTGCTGAGTTTATGGCAGCCGTACTGACATCAGATATGAATAACACGGATAACGTGGTGTTCTTTATCAATGATTGCCGTGAAAACTTTGCTTTAACCGTCGTTAATCCATCAGTAAACCGCAGTGAATGGCACTTTGTCGCTGATACCCCGACCAATATTATTTATGGTTTGGGCGCGATTAAAGGCGTTGGCGAAGGTGCTGTCGAATCTATCGTTGAGGCACGCCGCCGTGAAGGCCCGTTTAAAGACTTATATGACTTCTGCCGCCGCGTTGATATCAAAAAGGTCAACAAGCGTACCCTTGAAGGACTGATAAACGCTGGCTGTTTTGATGACTTTGCTGCAACCTTAAGACCTGACTTGCCAAGCGATGAAGCATATGAGATTCGCGGCGCTTTAATGAGTCAGCTGCCCAGTGCGGTACAAGCCGCTGAGCAAGACCGTCAAAATCGCGAAATCGGCATGATGGATTTGTTTGGTGAAATGGATGGTGTCGTCGCCGCGCCTCCTCTGGTCATGACGCCAGAGCTGATTTGGGGTGATAAGCATCGTCTTAAAGCTGAGAAAAACACCTTAGGGCTTTATTTAACCGGACATCCTATCGATGAATATCGTGACGAGCTAAAACGTTATACCTCAGGTGCTCGTCTCGACAAATTGGCTGATACTGGCTATAACGGCAGCTGTTATTTTGCCGGTCTTATCATCGACATAGCCAACTTTGGCACTCGTAACGTTATTACCTTAGACGATGGGACTTCACGGTTAGAGGTCAGCTGTTATGCTGAGCGCTTTAACCGCGTAAAAGACCAGCTAAAAATCGATGAAGTAGTCATTATCAAAGGCAGTATTCGTGAGCGTGACGGCCGGCTGTTTGCTCGTCTTGATAATGCCATGAGCATGGTTGATGCTCGCCTGCGTTGGCTTAAAAAAATTAGCATCAAAGTCCATGGCAGTGATATTAATCTGCTGACATGTATGCAGCCACTGCTAAAATCTGCACAAGCCAGCATTATTCCAGCACCCAAACTTTCTTATGGCAATGAGCAGGACGAGCAAAGCAGCACTACTAATACTGATAGTTTCGGCGGTTACAATGCCGTAATAGGCGGCAGCTTATATGACGAAGATGGCAATGATTTATTGGCACTAGAGAATAATATGGCGCAAGACGCTTATTCAAACGGTGTTGAGCCAAGCATGAGTAACCAAAGCTATGCCAATAACGCTTTGGGCAACACCGATGCCTCTATTAGAGATAATTGCCTGCCGCTTGGACTCAGCATTTATGAAGAATACGGCATTGCCAATGTAGGACTGTCCGAGCATTGGCGCATTTATCCAAATGATGACAATTTACAGCAGCTAAAAAGTATGATTAGTGAAGATAATTTACACTTTCACTACGGCTAA
- a CDS encoding RNA methyltransferase: MSNDTSSSLTTTVITKPSTVSDYLSSIQVVMVNTTLPANIGSAARAMHTMGLSRLTVVEPKLPIDATSVSHAAGGSDLLSSAIIAPTLEAAIADCQLVFAASSRSRHLPRPVVTPTQAAKIMLDFIDKQSAINERNDVNTAPNIAILFGREDRGLTNEELAYADYHIQIDANPAYPVLNVASAVQVIASFIFAYAQTHIKANSEANNNPLEVTDSLETLGQPMLNTYTRQQWDEPAITQQQLQQLTERTTALMVQHKLADSENLKSLPSRLSRLGSRIQLDQKEYQLISALIAKLAKD, from the coding sequence ATGAGTAACGACACATCTTCCTCTTTAACGACAACTGTAATAACAAAACCTTCAACTGTGAGCGATTACCTGTCTAGTATACAAGTGGTGATGGTTAATACGACCTTGCCTGCCAATATCGGTTCAGCGGCACGTGCTATGCACACCATGGGGCTATCAAGACTGACGGTCGTTGAGCCAAAATTACCCATTGATGCCACCAGCGTCTCTCATGCCGCTGGTGGCAGCGATTTATTATCATCAGCAATCATCGCACCTACCCTAGAGGCTGCTATCGCTGATTGCCAGTTGGTATTTGCGGCCAGTAGTCGTAGCCGTCATTTGCCCCGTCCTGTGGTCACACCGACACAGGCCGCCAAAATCATGCTGGACTTTATTGATAAACAAAGTGCGATTAATGAGCGAAATGATGTTAATACAGCGCCCAATATCGCCATTTTATTTGGTCGTGAAGATCGCGGATTGACCAATGAAGAATTGGCTTATGCAGATTATCATATCCAAATTGATGCCAATCCTGCTTATCCAGTCCTCAATGTCGCTTCAGCCGTGCAAGTGATTGCAAGCTTTATTTTTGCTTATGCACAAACACATATTAAAGCTAATAGCGAAGCTAATAATAATCCACTAGAGGTGACTGATAGCCTAGAGACGCTTGGACAACCCATGCTCAATACTTATACGCGCCAGCAATGGGATGAGCCAGCAATTACTCAACAGCAATTGCAACAGCTTACTGAGCGTACCACGGCATTGATGGTTCAACACAAACTGGCAGACAGTGAAAACTTAAAATCGCTGCCATCACGCCTATCTAGACTCGGCTCACGTATTCAACTGGATCAAAAAGAGTATCAGTTAATCAGTGCCTTGATTGCCAAACTCGCAAAAGACTAA
- a CDS encoding YtoQ family protein → MNWTVYLSGEIHTDWRQKIMQGAKEHGLAIKFTSAVTEHEASDAAGDVLGKDENGFWRDHKSSKVNAIRTKNMIQKCDIAIIRFGDKYKQWNAAFDAGYCAALGKPYITLHAEDIIHPLKEVDAAARAWAQTPEQVVELLKYVTSDS, encoded by the coding sequence ATGAATTGGACTGTTTACTTATCCGGAGAAATACATACCGACTGGCGTCAAAAAATCATGCAAGGCGCTAAAGAACATGGTCTTGCTATTAAATTTACATCAGCAGTGACAGAGCACGAAGCCAGTGATGCCGCCGGTGATGTGCTTGGTAAAGATGAAAATGGATTCTGGCGCGACCATAAGTCATCAAAAGTTAATGCGATTCGTACTAAGAATATGATCCAAAAATGTGACATTGCTATCATTCGTTTTGGTGATAAATACAAGCAGTGGAACGCCGCATTCGATGCCGGCTATTGCGCAGCCTTAGGCAAGCCGTATATCACGCTGCATGCTGAAGATATTATTCATCCGCTAAAAGAAGTGGATGCGGCGGCAAGGGCATGGGCGCAAACGCCTGAGCAGGTTGTTGAGCTGCTCAAATACGTTACCAGTGATAGCTAA
- the cysE gene encoding serine O-acetyltransferase — MKKDLKEDIDAVFNRDPAARNSLEVILTYPGIHALILHRGAHCLWQNEQKLAARVISYGSRIITGIEIHPAAKIGRRFFIDHGMGIVIGETAEIGNDVTLYHGVTLGGVSWNNGKRHPTLEDGVIVGAGAKVLGPFTVGKGAKIGSNAVVVKAVPAGATMVGSAARMISEHHDEKGNPITTKVNDTKQQEKLVPAASTENPSDKKPTNHTARETTFQAYGIDPMSQDPVAEAFAKMLEHIQQSENRLDQLQTAMCKIDPNFCKKEYDKLCLEDLDVIGRSDMNEIGAESQ; from the coding sequence ATCAAAAAAGACTTAAAAGAAGATATCGATGCGGTATTCAATCGCGACCCTGCCGCGCGTAACAGTCTAGAGGTAATCTTAACCTACCCTGGCATCCACGCACTTATTCTACATCGCGGCGCGCATTGTCTTTGGCAAAATGAGCAAAAGCTTGCTGCTCGAGTGATTTCTTATGGCTCGCGCATCATCACTGGTATCGAGATTCATCCTGCTGCCAAAATCGGTCGTCGGTTTTTTATTGACCATGGCATGGGTATCGTCATTGGTGAAACGGCAGAGATTGGCAATGATGTGACCCTTTATCATGGTGTGACGCTTGGCGGTGTGTCTTGGAATAATGGCAAACGCCACCCTACTTTGGAAGATGGTGTCATCGTCGGTGCCGGTGCCAAAGTATTAGGGCCATTCACTGTCGGTAAAGGCGCTAAAATCGGCTCAAATGCGGTGGTGGTAAAAGCGGTGCCAGCAGGTGCAACTATGGTCGGTAGCGCCGCTCGTATGATTTCAGAGCATCATGACGAAAAAGGCAATCCTATCACGACCAAAGTCAATGACACCAAACAACAAGAAAAATTGGTGCCAGCCGCTTCTACAGAGAACCCTTCCGATAAAAAACCGACAAATCACACAGCGCGCGAAACCACTTTTCAAGCTTATGGCATTGATCCTATGTCACAAGATCCTGTCGCTGAAGCCTTTGCTAAAATGCTTGAACACATTCAACAATCAGAAAATCGTTTAGATCAACTACAAACTGCCATGTGCAAAATCGATCCTAATTTTTGCAAAAAAGAATATGACAAATTGTGCTTAGAGGATTTGGACGTGATTGGCAGAAGTGATATGAATGAGATAGGCGCTGAATCGCAATAG
- a CDS encoding 2-amino-4-hydroxy-6-hydroxymethyldihydropteridine diphosphokinase — translation MTHKALADLFESLTSCEPEGLQAQPISAVLLALGSNHDADIHLPRVRKCLANLGDITLSTAFQNPDFTATMELPKPDYTNQCVYLSLATPITLQELQQTFKQFECECERQRLTELPTGIKQVTMDIDILLVKLAKKNSLSKNKEFEWSKWITMADRHPFKAHERAGIEELKAGIDSV, via the coding sequence ATGACGCATAAAGCCTTGGCTGATTTATTTGAGTCATTGACAAGCTGTGAGCCTGAAGGATTGCAAGCCCAGCCTATATCAGCGGTGCTACTGGCATTGGGTAGCAACCATGATGCGGACATTCACTTACCGCGTGTCCGAAAGTGTTTGGCGAATCTCGGTGATATAACGCTGTCGACAGCTTTTCAAAACCCTGACTTTACTGCCACCATGGAACTGCCAAAACCTGACTACACCAATCAGTGCGTTTATTTGTCTTTAGCGACACCCATAACCTTGCAGGAGCTGCAACAAACCTTTAAACAGTTTGAGTGTGAATGCGAGAGACAGCGTTTAACAGAACTACCGACAGGTATAAAACAAGTAACAATGGATATTGACATACTGCTTGTTAAACTGGCTAAAAAAAATAGCCTAAGCAAAAATAAAGAATTTGAATGGTCCAAATGGATAACAATGGCAGATCGCCATCCATTTAAGGCACATGAGAGAGCAGGGATAGAAGAGTTAAAAGCGGGGATAGATAGCGTATAA
- the folB gene encoding dihydroneopterin aldolase, with the protein MFHTQSDVVFVKALKVEAVIGVYEWERAITQPLLIDIVLETDISRAAASDDVNDALNYKEVCDDVSAWCQDIKAQLLEYLAGQIADKLLEKYPCHKITLSIAKPTAIKQADAVGVQITRYAQASSNVSDNQADNSLSDDA; encoded by the coding sequence ATGTTTCATACCCAGTCTGATGTCGTGTTTGTAAAAGCTTTAAAGGTAGAGGCAGTGATTGGTGTTTATGAATGGGAGCGCGCCATTACTCAGCCGTTATTGATTGATATCGTGCTTGAAACCGATATCAGCCGCGCTGCTGCTTCAGATGATGTAAACGATGCGCTAAATTATAAAGAAGTCTGTGATGATGTCAGTGCGTGGTGCCAAGATATTAAGGCGCAGTTGCTTGAATATCTGGCTGGGCAAATCGCTGATAAATTGCTCGAAAAATATCCCTGCCATAAAATTACCTTAAGTATTGCTAAGCCTACCGCTATTAAACAAGCAGATGCGGTTGGGGTGCAAATCACTCGCTATGCCCAAGCGTCATCTAACGTATCTGACAATCAAGCTGATAACAGCTTATCTGATGACGCATAA
- the rarD gene encoding EamA family transporter RarD, producing the protein MTTQNVIKKPVTPIKTTRHGIVTALIAFFIWGTFPLYFKQLSDYNATEIIGHRIVWTFTCLLIVLVVTKRWQWIDTLKKNPRWIAYTFISGIIIAINWLTYVWAVNHDQILEASLGYFIGPLVGVGLSMILFKERLRTLQWVAIGFALLSVVIQVVIIGSLPWISLILAFSFSTYGTIQRQTPLTAVDAMFVETAMLLPIFLAWFWQSDVASSDISFWFTPSIWLLMLAGPITLIPLLMFNKSTKLVAYSLLSFMNYLTPTFIFFLAVFYYNEPFDLHRLAVFGLIWLGLLLFSIDLWRHRPSKQLKAARLREEALSSK; encoded by the coding sequence ATGACTACCCAAAATGTCATCAAAAAACCGGTTACTCCTATTAAAACGACCAGACACGGTATCGTCACCGCACTTATCGCCTTTTTTATCTGGGGCACTTTTCCTTTATACTTTAAGCAATTATCGGACTACAATGCCACCGAAATTATTGGTCACCGCATTGTTTGGACGTTTACCTGTCTACTGATTGTGCTGGTAGTGACTAAGCGTTGGCAGTGGATTGACACGCTAAAGAAAAATCCTAGATGGATTGCTTATACTTTTATCTCAGGTATTATCATTGCGATCAATTGGCTCACCTATGTATGGGCGGTCAACCATGATCAGATTTTAGAAGCCAGCTTGGGCTACTTTATTGGACCACTGGTTGGCGTGGGACTGTCAATGATTTTGTTCAAAGAGCGCCTGCGTACCTTACAATGGGTCGCCATTGGCTTTGCGCTATTATCAGTCGTCATTCAAGTAGTCATAATTGGTAGTTTGCCATGGATTTCATTGATCTTAGCATTTAGTTTTAGTACTTATGGCACCATACAACGTCAAACACCTCTGACAGCGGTCGATGCAATGTTTGTCGAAACGGCAATGTTACTGCCTATTTTTCTAGCATGGTTTTGGCAGTCTGATGTGGCGAGTAGTGATATTAGCTTTTGGTTTACGCCCTCGATTTGGTTACTCATGCTGGCAGGACCTATTACTTTGATACCGCTCTTAATGTTTAATAAATCCACCAAGCTTGTGGCTTACAGTCTCCTCAGCTTTATGAATTATCTGACACCAACCTTTATTTTCTTTTTGGCAGTGTTCTATTACAATGAGCCATTTGATTTACATCGTTTGGCAGTCTTTGGTTTAATTTGGCTGGGTCTGCTATTATTCAGTATTGATTTATGGCGTCATCGCCCAAGTAAGCAGCTAAAAGCGGCGCGACTGCGTGAAGAAGCATTATCTTCTAAATAA